One part of the Dysidea avara chromosome 10, odDysAvar1.4, whole genome shotgun sequence genome encodes these proteins:
- the LOC136269369 gene encoding uncharacterized protein codes for MGLVIPLHHFILRQLSIILTINNVFECTCWNLEATPSTRCVIPGSIILVNCLNFTEENRIFPHNIQWFKILDAGGIEPITNSPTDRVRSDRHQLRFNGTIPSDDGLYCCKSHTNIIERGCSPTATFDLNIALSPKIIQNGTNQLGSIGDTVHLECMLLYLGKPAASTFKWQRFGKDILQGPIYSISQSSNSINLTISNVTTSDEGVYNCIVENSKHQADNKSIYLSVQSSNNPASDTVDCDSDTFYPITVGLYLKTTITATTTTIPSTTADCSLFQENTMQLQEAVHQFMTLMCSCHDICISISNIDCSDDGSIATIVITLRGRHAMRLQDQMYSVLQNGSTATIDYLGTSYPLFCVVDTLCAESTTMSATMAETSKKYTIEIVLGISAVLLMVLVFSIIIAVTVWYVKHHKKNSLILTASGLHTHENRSHHQSSINCTGHNDATSGETWYSASTCPTVQENKQVLHPRVVPCAQLPDSSTSCRLASSWDKSQSLPVYIPFDTRQARYSSYDRSYENDTNVILQVQNNSAVLPHFFSNCSTDV; via the exons AATGTACTTGTTGGAATTTGGAAGCAACTCCTTCAACTCGATGTGTCATTCCAGGGAGCATTATACTAGTAAACTGTTTGAATTTTACTGAAGAAAACAgaatttttcctcacaatatTCAGTGGTTTAAAATCCTAGATGCTGGTGGGATTGAACCAATTACGAATTCACCAACAGATAGAGTAAGAAGTGACAGACACCAACTGCGTTTCAATGGTACCATACCAAGTGATGATGGTCTGTACTGCTGTaagtcccatacaaatattatagaACGTGGGTGTTCTCCAACAGCTACATTTGATCTAAATATTGCGTTGTCACCTAAGATAATACAAAACGGAACTAACCAGTTAGGATCAATAGGAGATACAGTTCACTTGGAATGCATGCTTTTGTATTTGGGAAAGCCAGCTGCTTCAACATTTAAGTGGCAAAGGTTTGGAAAAGATATACTTCAAGGCCCAATCTATTCTATCAGCCAATCAAGCAACAGCATCAACTTAACTATCAGTAATGTTACCACATCTGATGAAGGTGTTTATAACTGCATTGTGGAAAACTCAAAACACCAAGCAGACAACAAATCAATATACTTATCTGTCCAGTCATCAAATAATCCAGCTAGTGATACAGTAGACTGTGATTCTGATACATTTTACCCAATAACTGTTGGTCTTTACCTAAAAACTACtattactgctactactacaacTATACCATCGACTACTGCAGATTGCAGCTTGTTTCAG GAAAACACAATGCAGTTGCAGGAAGCAGTTCATCAGTTTATGACACTTATGTGTAGTTGCCATGATATCTGCATTAGCATCTCCAATATAGACTGCTCAGATGATGGCTCTATTGCCACTATAGTTATCACACTGAGAGGAAGACATGCAATGAGGCTTCAAGATCAAATGTATTCTGTATTACAAAATGGATCAACTGCAACAATTGACTATTTGGGAACAAGCTATCCCCTATTTTGTGTTGTTGATACTTTGTGTGCAGAAAGCACCACAATGAGTGCAACTATGGCAGAAACTAGCAAGAAGTACACAATTGAAATCGTATTAGGAATTTCTGCAGTACTACTGATGGTATTGGTGTTCTCCATAATAATCGCTGTCACAGTTTGGTATGTAAAACATCATAAGAAAAATAGCCTTATTCTGACCGCTAGTGGTTTGCATACACATGAAAACAGAAGTCACCACCAATCAAGTATTAATTGTACCGGTCACAATGATGCTACATCAGGTGAAACTTGGTATTCCGCAAGTACATGTCCCACCGTACAAGAGAACAAACAAGTACTGCATCCTCGAGTAGTACCATGTGCACAGCTTCCTGACTCATCTACAAGCTGTCGTCTTGCTAGCAGTTGGGACAAGAGCCAGTCACTACCTGTATACATTCCCTTTGATACAAGACAGGCACGCTATAGTAGTTATGACAGATCATATGAAAATGACACAAATGTGATACTACAAGTTCAAAACAATAGTGCTGTATTGCCACATTTCTTTAGTAACTGTTCAACAGATGTATAG